Genomic segment of Microbacterium sp. M28:
CACGGCATTCTCGACGACGGCGAGCGCACGCGCCCGGATCTCCGGCTCCTGCAGCGGGTCCGTGGTGTCGCCGTTGAACCCGAGTCCGCGACGACGGGCCGCGTACCAGAGCCAGGTCAGGAAGAGGCTGGTCGCCCGCCCCTCGTCGGCCGACGTCTCGAGCGGCAGCGACACCGAATAGGAGCCCGCCCCGTGGTAGGAGCCGCGCGGATGCGCGTCGGTAGCCAGCATCGGTAGGGATGCCGCAGTGGACGCGAGCAACTCGATGACCTCGTGGGGCGGGTCGTCCGTGGTGAATTCGACATCGACCGAAGCGTTGTAGATGCCTCCCGACCGGCTCTTGTTGAGGATGACTCCGTCGGCGAGCGCGGCATTGGGGACGATCTGCAGCCCGTTCGCGGTCTGCACGTGCACGGAGCGCCAGTTGATGTCGACGACACGTCCCGAGGCGCCGCCGCCCTCGATCGAGTCCCCGATCTTGAAGGGCGACTCGAACAGCAGCAGGAGCCCGGAGAAGATGCCGCCCGCCGCCTTCTGCAGCGCGAGGCCGAGCACGATCGATCCGAATCCGAGACCGGTCCAGATCGCGCCGACATCCGCGCCCCAGACGAACTGGAGCAGGATCGCGACACCGATGACGACCAGGATCAGCCGCACCAGCTCGAAGAAGATGTTCGGAACGCGTCCCCGCCACGAGGCGGCGTTTCCCGCCCCGCGGCGCAGGTTCATGCCCACGTTGAACGCGGACAGCACGAGGAGGATCACGAACGTGCCGAAGAGCGTCGCGACGATCCGCAGCCACACCTGGTCGGCCGGGGACTGCAGCGCGAACGCGAGGAGAACGAACAGGGCGGCGAACGGCAGCACCCAGTTGCGCAGGAATCGCACCGGCTTCGCCGCCGGCGACCCTCGTCGGGTGAGCTCGTGCAGCACCTCGCTCGTCACGACCAGCAGCAGCGGCAGCCCGACGGCGAGCGCGAGCGCCCACCACCCCCAGCCCTCATCGAAGGGGTTGACGACGCCGCTCACCCGATCACCCGCCACACGGTCTGCTCCGACCCGTCGACCTCGAGCGTTCCGGCCTCCTCGAAGCCGACCGTCTCCTGCAGGCGGCCGCGCACGGTGTCACTGACGTACACGCCGGGCTCCGAGGTGACGGTTCGGACGCGCTGCGAGAGGTTCACAGCATCACCCCACAGGTCGTACGCGAGGCTGGAGCGCGACACGACGCCGCTGGTCACCATTCCGGAGTCGACGCCGGCGCGCACGTCGATGCTCGAACCGTGCTGCGCATTGAAGCGCCCCACAGCGGCCCGCATCTCGATGGCGAACTGCACGGCTCGGCGCACGGCATCCACCCGGGGCGACATGAGCCCGCACGAGGCGAGGTAGCCGCCCCGCAGTGTCCGCACGCTCTCGACGCCGGTCTTCTTGGCGGCCTCGTCGAACAGGCGCATGAGCTCGTTGAGCGCGGTGATCTCCTCCTGCTCGCTCAGATCGCGTGCGAAAGCGTCGAAGTCGGTGAGCTCGGCGAACACGACAGAGACGTTCTTGTGCGCCTGCGCGATCGCCTCCTCACCGGCGCGGTAGCGCTCCGCCACCTCCGGCGGCATGAGGGTGCTCATGATGCGGTCGTTCTCGGCGCGCTCCTCGTCGAGGAGCTGCTGCTTGAGCTGCAGGCTCTCGGCCATGTCATTGAAGGCGTTGCCGAGCTCGCCGACCTCGTCCCTGCCGGTCACCGGAGCCCGAACACTGTAATCGCCGGCCGCCACCTCGCGCACCGCGCCGGCGAGCTTGCGGATCGGACGCGAGAACGTCTGCGCGAGGGCGAGAGCGGCGAAGCTCACCAGCAGTAGCAGGGCGAGAGCGGACAGGATCAGATTCCGCGTGAAGTCGTTGACAGCAGCGTACGCCTCGCTCGTGTCCGCCCGGGCGACGATGACCCAGTCCAGGTCGCCGATCTGCAACGGCTGATATGCCGAAACGCTCTCGCCGCCCAGGTAGTCCCGGTTGACGATCACCCCCGAGTCGCCTCGTTGCGCCGCTTCGACGGCCGCCGACACGATCGGCTGCTGCAGGATGCTCCCGCCGTGCCGCAGCATCGTGTCCACCGTCGCCTGCGCCGTTCCGCCGGCGCGCGAGCGCTGCGCGAATGCCTCGGGATCCTCCACGAGCAGGCGCGAGTTGCTGCGCATCAGGTCGTCGGCACCGACCACGTACACCTCACCGGTGTTCCCGAAGCCCTGCTCGACCCAATCCCCGTTCGCCGTCGTGAGGTCGTTGATGGTCGACATCGGAACCTGCACGATCAAAGCGCCGTACACGCCTTCGTCGTCGGCGATGGAGGACACCACCCACATGTTGGGTCGATTCTCCGACGGCTGCCAGCGCTCGAAGTCCGTCGTGACGACCGCCGAAGCGGAGCCGGACGTCATCACGCGCTCGAACGCCTCCGTCAGCAGAGAATTCGCGTACGCGCCCTCGTGCAGGCTCAGGCCGAGGTCCTCCCCCTTGTAGGCGGAGTAGACGATCTCACCGTGCTCGTTCGCCACGAGCAGGTCCTGGTAACCGAGATCCTCGATGGCCGTCCGGTAGATGTGGTGGTAGCGCTCGTTCAGCGCGGAGTACGTGCTGCCGTCGCCCGGGTCGAGGATCTCGAGCCGATCCGCCGATTCGGGCGTCGAGGCGGTGTACACCGACTGCAGGTACTTGCCGGCATCCGTCTGCGGAAGCAGCGTCACTTTGTCGAAGTCCAACCCGGAGCGCTCCTCGAGAGCGGGGACGAAGACATCGTCGTAGAAGACGTCGAGCGCCTCCTCGCGTGCCGGGTCGAGGGGCTGATCCTCGAGTTCGTGCCACGCCGCGTCGAACGCCTTCGTGGACTCGATGACCGATTCCCGGGAGGACAGCGCCACCACGTACTTCTGCAATGCGGTGAGCGACTGCTCGATCTCGTGCGCGCGCATCTCCCGGATCGAGGTCATGTGCGCCTGGGCCGCCTGCAGCAGCGATTGCCGACCGTTGACGACGCCGATGATCCCGACGACGAGAGCCGTGACGAGCGCCGTCGCGAGCAGCATGAGCAGGAGCTTCGATTGGATGCTGATCCCGAAGCGCCGCGTCTTGCGCAGTCGCCTCGCCCGCTTCTCCTCGACCGTCGCCGCTATCTCCGACATCGCATCCCCTCGTCCGGTCCGGGGCCGACGCGACGTTCGCCGTCGCCGCCACGCCACGGACGCCCCTCTCCGGGCACGACTCTAGCGATATACCGCCCGGCCGCGGAAGCCCTTCGATCGACGGATTCGCGTCGGTATCAGTCAGTCCCCCCAGGGCCGTAGGGGGCGGCGCAGCAGGGATTCGGCGGCATCCGCATCCCGCGCGAGCATCGCCTCGCGCATCTGCCGATAGGTCTCCGAGCGCGGGCTCGTGTCGAAGCGCACCCGGCGCAGGTTGCGTTCGAGCAGCGGCGCGGCTTCGAGCATGACGCGTGCGAGCACGGCGTTGCCGGAGTGCCGCGCGAGGTATCCGATGAACACCCGCGCCGCGCCCACCAGAGCCCGGGAGTCATCCTGGTCGGCGGCCTCGATCATGCGGTCGAGATACGAGACGGCCTCGGCGAGCTCCGCCTCGTCCATCCGCTGCACGGCGAGCTGCATGGCCAGCCCCGCCTGCAGAACGGTGTACTCGAGTGATCCGGCCGCCAGCTCGTCGGACACCTCGGTCACGCGGGTGTACCGACTCGGCGAGACCTCCACCAGCCCGATCCAGGTCAACCGCTGCAGCGCCTCGCGCACCGGCGTGCGCGAGATGCCGAGCACCTCGGCGATCTCCTTGTCGCTCAGCCGCTCTCCCGGCTCCAGCTGCTCCGCCACGATCGCGTCCCGAAGGACGTCGTCGACCCGGTCGCCGAGCGAGACGGCGCCGTTCTCGTGCAGCCGCAGTCGTTCATCCAGTTTCGCGTCTGCTATCCCCATGTTCTCGGCCTTTCTGTTGCCGCGAACCCCCCAGTTCCCACCCACCCTAAGCACGTCCGGGCTCGATCGAGCGCTCCGTCACCCCGAATCGGCGATATGCGTGCGCGATATATCCCTCCGTGCGCGATGCCCGCTACGCTGACGCCCGGAGGAACACATGACCTGGTGGCCGTACGTCAGACTCGCTGCAGCCGTGCTCGGTGCAGCCGCGATCACGCGGCAGGCCTGGCTCGCGATCAGCAACGCGTTCGCTTCCGACACGGAATGGGGATCGCACGTTCCGACGGTCGTGACGAACTTCTTCAGCTACTTCACGATCCTGTCGAACCTCATCGCGGTCGTCGCGCTGATCATCGGCGGCATCTGGCTGCTGCGCCACCGGCGAGACACGGATGCCGAGCCCGCCTGGCTCGCGACGCTGTTCGTCTGCGCGAGCTCGTACATGATCGTCACCGGCATCGTCTACAACATCCTGCTGCGCAACATCCCGCTGGCAGGGCTCTCGGATGTGTGGACCAACGAGACGCTGCATGTGGTGATGCCGCTGGTGATGCTGCTCGACGTGCTGTTCGCTCCGCGCCGCCGCGGCCTGTCGTGGTCGGCGCTCTGGATCGTCGCGGCGTTCCCGATCGTGTGGGCGGTGTACACGCTGCTGCGCGCCGAGCACATCACCTCGCCGCTCTACGGTCGCCCGTGGTGGTACCCCTACCCGTTCCTCGACCCGCACCAGGTGCCGGGCGGGTACATCGGCGTCGCGGGCTATGTCGTCGGCATCGCCGCCGTCATCGTGCTGGTCGGCGCGTTCGTGGTGTGGATCGGCCGGCGCCGCGGCATCCGCGCCTGACGGACCGGCATCACGGCATCCGGTAGCCCATGCCGCGGACGGTCTCGATGCGCTCGGCTCCGAGCTTTCCGCGCAGGTGCCCGATGTAGACGTCGACGACGTTGGACCCCGGGTCGAAGTCGTACCCCCAGATGCGGCTGAGCAGGACCTCGCGACTGAGCACCTGCCCCGGATGCCGCACGAACTCCTCCGCCAGGGCGAACTCACGCGCGGTGAGGTCGATCTCCACGCCGTCGACTCGCGCCCTTCGAGCGGACAGGTCGATCACGAGATCACCGTGGACGAGCTCGTTGATCGTGGGCGTCCTGGACTGCCTCATGCGCAGGCGGATGCGGGCGAGCAGTTCCTCGAACCGGAACGGCTTGGCGATGTAGTCGTCCGCGCCGCCTTCGAGACCCGCGACGGTGTCGCGCAACTCGATGCGCACCGTGAGCATGATGATGGGCAGTTGCGAGCCAGTACCGCGGAGCTGCTCGAGCACCTCGAACCCGGTCATCTCCGGCATGTTGACGTCGAGCACGAGCAGGTCGAACTCGTCGGTGAGGGCGAGCTCGAGCGCCTGACGCCCGTTGTTCGCGACCCGGGTGGCGAACCCGGCGGCCCGCAGACCCTTCTCGAGGAAACCGGCGATGCGCGGTTCGTCATCGGCGATGAGGATCGAGGGCATCTCACTCGCCTCCCGTCGGTCGCGCCTGCGGTTCCAGCGTATCCGCGTCGTCGGCTTCGGATGCCGCGTCGGGCGAGATCGGGATGCTCAGCGTGAACAGTGCACCGCCGCCCTCGGCATCCTCGACGAGAGCCTCGCCGCCGTGCTGTTCGGCGATCAACTGGACGATGCTGAGCCCGAGGCCGCTGCCATCGGGGCCGCGGCCGCCGTCCTGGAGTCGTTGGAAGCGCTCGAAGATGCGCTGCTTGTCCTCATCAGGGATGCCGGGGCCGTGGTCCCTGACGCGCAGCAGGAGTCGAGAGCCGATGATCGCGGAGGAGAGCTCGACCGCGCCCCCGCCGTGCGTCGTCGCGTTCTGGATGAGCTGCAGCATGGCCTGAGTGATGCGCGCAGCGTCGATCTCGGCATCCGCTTCGGCGATCTCGCCGAGGACGACCTCCGAGTCCGCGATCATCGTCGCCTTCTGCGCGATCGTTCGCAGCAGCGTCCCGGCCGGAACGTGCGCGCGACGCAGGCCCTCATCGTCGAGCAGCACCGCCACGTCCACGAGGTCGCCGACCAGGCGCCCCATCCGCTCGATCTCGTCGACGGCAAGACGCCGGGTGTGCTCGACGTCGATCGGATCCTTCGCGTCCATGACGTCGAGGTAGCCGTGCACGATCGTCAGCGGCGTCTTCAACTCATGACCCACGTCTCCCAGCAGCCGCCGCTGCGCGGCCATCGCCTCGTCGAGGCGGTCGAGCATCCCGTTCATCGTGCGGGCGAGGCTCGAGACGTCGTCCCGTCCGAGCTGGGGCAGGCGCTCGTCGAGCGACTGCGCCGAGACGCGCTCCGCCATCTCCCGCATGTCGCGCAACGGCCGCAGAAGTCGCGTCGATACGAACCATGACACCGCCGCGATCAGCGCGACAGCGACGGCCGCGGCGATCAGGTAGGCGCGGGCCGACAGCTCGAGCCCGCCGTACTCCAGGTCGAGGTCATAGACCGTGACGAACACCGCTGCGGTGTCCTGGTCGGACGACACCTCGATGGGTGCTGCGAGGTAGGCCCAGTTCCGCCCGTTCTCCCGATACGTGCCGGCCACCACCTCTCCACCGGCGGTCTCGTCGACCACGAGCGCAACGAAGTCCTCGTCCGCGCTGGGGTCGACGCTTCGTCCGATGCCGGGGACGAGCGCGACCTCGCCGTCGATCACTCCCATCGTGCCGCCGGTCACGCCGGGCACGATCACGCGCATCACGCTGGTGAGCGCTTCCGTGGCGTCGGCCCACCCGCCATCCGGGGGCGTCCCGACGATGAGACGCACCGACTCCAGATCCGCCCGGAGCTGATCCTGCACGCTCTCGGTGATCCGATGCCGTTCGACCGCGTACACGGCCAGGCCGACGGCCAGCATCCCGAGCGCCGCGACCAGCGTGATGACGATCGTCAGCCGCGCCCGCACCGAGAACCCGGCAGCGTCGGAACGCGCGTCGGGTGCGTTCGGCTCGCGCACTGGCATGGGAACCATTGTCGGGGATGCGGATGCCGGAACCCATGCCTTCGGATCTAAAAGAGCTTTCATCTTCCTTTACCCGGGCCGTTAGATCCGTCCGTCATCCTGATATACGGGACACAGCGCTTTCGCGCGGTCTGGGGAGAGGACCCGATGAACAGGAAGACCCTGGTGACGGCTGCCGTCGCCGGCGCGCTCGGCCTCGTCGTGGTGACCGCTCCTGCCGTGGCATCCGGATTCGGCGCAGCCGAGCCGGAGTCGACCAGCGTCGTCATCCCCGGCGGCGTCGTGACGGACGTCGTCATGACGGACGAGGTGATCCTCGACCGCAACGAAACGATCCGGACGCCGACCCCGGCTCCGCCCGCCGCATCCGCCGTTCCCGTCCCGGCCCCTGTCGTCCCGGCGCCTGCGCCGGTCGACGACGGTGACAGCGATGGCGAAGGTGACGGCGGCTCCACCGTCGCCCCGGCACCCGTCTCCCCCACGACGCCCGGCGGCAACGGCGGACGCGACGGTCGCGACCGGCATGACCGAGGCGATCGTGA
This window contains:
- a CDS encoding mechanosensitive ion channel domain-containing protein; the encoded protein is MSGVVNPFDEGWGWWALALAVGLPLLLVVTSEVLHELTRRGSPAAKPVRFLRNWVLPFAALFVLLAFALQSPADQVWLRIVATLFGTFVILLVLSAFNVGMNLRRGAGNAASWRGRVPNIFFELVRLILVVIGVAILLQFVWGADVGAIWTGLGFGSIVLGLALQKAAGGIFSGLLLLFESPFKIGDSIEGGGASGRVVDINWRSVHVQTANGLQIVPNAALADGVILNKSRSGGIYNASVDVEFTTDDPPHEVIELLASTAASLPMLATDAHPRGSYHGAGSYSVSLPLETSADEGRATSLFLTWLWYAARRRGLGFNGDTTDPLQEPEIRARALAVVENAVQFGDAQRAAVDAAADLERYGMGETIIHRGDVLDRVGFIVDGAVQMVLETEEAGRVEVGIAEAGEYIASTALVRQAQLVTCLAPGVTTLMWVPVAVLDELINQRPAIAAEFGEMIEARRGQIAKALERAGLTKA
- a CDS encoding adenylate/guanylate cyclase domain-containing protein: MSEIAATVEEKRARRLRKTRRFGISIQSKLLLMLLATALVTALVVGIIGVVNGRQSLLQAAQAHMTSIREMRAHEIEQSLTALQKYVVALSSRESVIESTKAFDAAWHELEDQPLDPAREEALDVFYDDVFVPALEERSGLDFDKVTLLPQTDAGKYLQSVYTASTPESADRLEILDPGDGSTYSALNERYHHIYRTAIEDLGYQDLLVANEHGEIVYSAYKGEDLGLSLHEGAYANSLLTEAFERVMTSGSASAVVTTDFERWQPSENRPNMWVVSSIADDEGVYGALIVQVPMSTINDLTTANGDWVEQGFGNTGEVYVVGADDLMRSNSRLLVEDPEAFAQRSRAGGTAQATVDTMLRHGGSILQQPIVSAAVEAAQRGDSGVIVNRDYLGGESVSAYQPLQIGDLDWVIVARADTSEAYAAVNDFTRNLILSALALLLLVSFAALALAQTFSRPIRKLAGAVREVAAGDYSVRAPVTGRDEVGELGNAFNDMAESLQLKQQLLDEERAENDRIMSTLMPPEVAERYRAGEEAIAQAHKNVSVVFAELTDFDAFARDLSEQEEITALNELMRLFDEAAKKTGVESVRTLRGGYLASCGLMSPRVDAVRRAVQFAIEMRAAVGRFNAQHGSSIDVRAGVDSGMVTSGVVSRSSLAYDLWGDAVNLSQRVRTVTSEPGVYVSDTVRGRLQETVGFEEAGTLEVDGSEQTVWRVIG
- a CDS encoding GntR family transcriptional regulator, producing the protein MGIADAKLDERLRLHENGAVSLGDRVDDVLRDAIVAEQLEPGERLSDKEIAEVLGISRTPVREALQRLTWIGLVEVSPSRYTRVTEVSDELAAGSLEYTVLQAGLAMQLAVQRMDEAELAEAVSYLDRMIEAADQDDSRALVGAARVFIGYLARHSGNAVLARVMLEAAPLLERNLRRVRFDTSPRSETYRQMREAMLARDADAAESLLRRPLRPWGD
- a CDS encoding Pr6Pr family membrane protein, with the protein product MTWWPYVRLAAAVLGAAAITRQAWLAISNAFASDTEWGSHVPTVVTNFFSYFTILSNLIAVVALIIGGIWLLRHRRDTDAEPAWLATLFVCASSYMIVTGIVYNILLRNIPLAGLSDVWTNETLHVVMPLVMLLDVLFAPRRRGLSWSALWIVAAFPIVWAVYTLLRAEHITSPLYGRPWWYPYPFLDPHQVPGGYIGVAGYVVGIAAVIVLVGAFVVWIGRRRGIRA
- a CDS encoding response regulator transcription factor codes for the protein MPSILIADDEPRIAGFLEKGLRAAGFATRVANNGRQALELALTDEFDLLVLDVNMPEMTGFEVLEQLRGTGSQLPIIMLTVRIELRDTVAGLEGGADDYIAKPFRFEELLARIRLRMRQSRTPTINELVHGDLVIDLSARRARVDGVEIDLTAREFALAEEFVRHPGQVLSREVLLSRIWGYDFDPGSNVVDVYIGHLRGKLGAERIETVRGMGYRMP
- a CDS encoding sensor histidine kinase, coding for MPVREPNAPDARSDAAGFSVRARLTIVITLVAALGMLAVGLAVYAVERHRITESVQDQLRADLESVRLIVGTPPDGGWADATEALTSVMRVIVPGVTGGTMGVIDGEVALVPGIGRSVDPSADEDFVALVVDETAGGEVVAGTYRENGRNWAYLAAPIEVSSDQDTAAVFVTVYDLDLEYGGLELSARAYLIAAAVAVALIAAVSWFVSTRLLRPLRDMREMAERVSAQSLDERLPQLGRDDVSSLARTMNGMLDRLDEAMAAQRRLLGDVGHELKTPLTIVHGYLDVMDAKDPIDVEHTRRLAVDEIERMGRLVGDLVDVAVLLDDEGLRRAHVPAGTLLRTIAQKATMIADSEVVLGEIAEADAEIDAARITQAMLQLIQNATTHGGGAVELSSAIIGSRLLLRVRDHGPGIPDEDKQRIFERFQRLQDGGRGPDGSGLGLSIVQLIAEQHGGEALVEDAEGGGALFTLSIPISPDAASEADDADTLEPQARPTGGE